The genomic region ACCCCGATCACGACCAAACTCATGGAAACCATTTTGATCCAAGAGATCGATTCCTGAAATATCACCACCCCCAACAACGCCACCAGCACCGTTCCCAAGCCGGCCCAAACGGCATAAGCGATGCCGATCTCCAGCCTCTTCAGCACCCATGCTAACACTGCGAAAGAAGCCAGATAAAAAATAACGGTCGAAACCGCAAACCAGGGTCGACTGAAGCCGTCGGACAACTTCATCGCCAGGGTACCGGAGACTTCCAGCAAGATCGCCAACAACAACATGAACCAAGCGAGCATCGTTTCTATCCTGTTGCACTCAATAACAAACCGGCACCGGGTCCAAATGGCGCCATAAGTACCAGGCGGCCACGGTGCGATAAGGACGCCAGCGGTGGGAAAAGGCGTCCAGTGTCTGCTTGTCCATCGGCGCGCCGTCGAAATAGAGGCCGGCGACGGCCTTCTGCAAGCCGATGTCGGCGGGGGAAAAAATGTCCGGTTCGTGCAAATGGAAGATGGCGAACATCTCCACCGTCCAACGACCGATTCCCTTGATGCCGAGCAATTCCCGGCGGACTTCGTCGAATTTTCGCCCTTCCCAGTAGGCATCATCGATGCGGTGCTCCTGGTAATATCCGGCCACCTGCTGCAAATAATCGGCCTTGGCGCGCGAAAGGCCGGCTCGCCGCAAGGATTCCAGAGGACAGGCCAGGATATTTTGTGGCGCGACCTCTTCCACCGCGGTTTCCAGGCGCTGCCAGACGGTGTCGGCGGCACGGATGGAAATCTGCTGGCCGACGATGGCACGGACCAGGGTGTGAAAGGAATCGCCTCCCTGGACCAGGGGCTCGGGATAGCGTTGGATCAAATCGGCCATCACCGGATCTTGCCGGCTGAGATGACGTTGGGCCAAAGGCCAATAAATTGGACTGGTCATGGATTAAAGCGCTCTGAAACGTAACGCGGTAAAATTGAATGTTAAAATTTGACGATTTTACAAAACCAAAGTCGACCGCATCCTCATGGAAAAAACCTACGATCCGCACAAAATCGAACAGCACTGGTACAAAACCTGGGAGGAGAAAGGCTATTTCGCGCCTTCCGGGAAAGGACAACCCTATTGCATCATGATTCCGCCGCCGAATGTCACCGGCAGCTTGCACATGGGCCATGCCTTCCAGGATACGATCATGGACGGTCTGATACGTTATCACCGGATGCGGGGCGACAACACCCTTTGGCAGCCGGGCACCGACCATGCCGGCATCGCCACCCAGATGGTGGTGGAAAGGCTCCTGGAAAAGGAAGACAAGACCCGTCACGACCTGGGCCGACAACGATTCATCGAGCGGATCTGGGAATGGAAAGCCCACTCGGGCGGCACCATCACCCGCCAACTGCGCCGGATCGGCGCGTCGGTGGATTGGTCGCGGGAACGTTTCACCATGGACGAGGGCCTGTCGCGGGCGGTACGCGAAGTGTTCGTGCGGCTTTACGAGGAAGGCCTGATCTATCGCGGCAAGCGGCTGGTCAACTGGGACCCGGTCCTCCACACCGCCGTCTCCGACCTGGAAGTGGTCGCCGAGGAGGAAAAGGGCCATCTGTGGCACATGCGCTATCCCCTCGCCGACGGCTCCGGCCACCTGGTGGTCGCCACCACCCGTCCGGAAACCATGCTCGGCGACGTGGCGGTGGCGGTCCACCCCGACGACGAACGTTACCGAGATTTGATCGGCAAGACCGTCCGGCTGCCTTTGGCGGATCGGGAAATTCCCATCATCACCGACGAATACGTGGATCCTGAATTCGGCACCGGTTGCGTGAAGATTACCCCGGCCCACGACTTCAACGACTATGATGTGGGCAAGCGTCACCAACTGATACAAGTCAATATAATGACCCCCGATGGGAAAATCTCAGAAAAAGCGGATATTTTCGTAACGTCTCCTTTGGGCCCTGAAGGCGAATATATCCAAGGGAAAAAAATCCCTTCGCCTCAAGTTTCATCGGATTGCATACCCAAGGCCTACCGCGGCCTAAACCGCTTCGAGGCTCGCCAACGGATCGTCGAAGACCTGAAACAACAAGGTCTGCTGGAAAAGATCGAGGACCACGTGCTCAAGGTGCCGCGCGGCGACCGTTCCGGGGCGGTGGTCGAACCGTATCTGACCGACCAGTGGTTCGTGAAGACCAAACCCTTGGCGAAACCGGCCATGCGGGCGGTGGAGGAAGGCAAAATCCGCTTCATTCCCGGAAACTGGGCCAAGACTTACTTTCAGTGGCTGGAGAACATCGAGGACTGGTGCATCAGCCGCCAGATCTGGTGGGGACACCGGATTCCGGCCTGGTACGACGAGGAAGGCAGTCTCTACGTGGGCCATTCGGAAGCCGAAGTCCGCGCCAAATATGATTTGGGCGACCGGTCTTTGCGCCAAGACGAGGACGTGCTGGACACCTGGTTCTCCTCGGCGCTGTGGCCCTTCTCCACTTTGGGCTGGCCCGACGAAACCCCGGAATTGGCGAGTTTCTATCCCACCAGCGTGCTGGTGACCGGTTTCGACATCATCTTCTTCTGGGTCGCGCGGATGGTGATGATGGGCCTCAAGTTCATGGGTGACGTCCCCTTCCGCGACGTCTATATCCACGGTCTGATCCGCGACGCCCACGGCCAAAAGATGTCCAAATCCAAGGGCAATGTGCTCGACCCCATCGACTTGATCGACGGCATCACCCTGGAAGACCTGGTCGAAAAACGCACCGCCGGCTTGATGCAACCGCAAATGGCCAAGAAGATCGAACAGCAGACCCGGCAGGAATTTCCCGAAGGCATTCCCTCCTACGGGACCGACGCCTTGCGTTTCACTTTCGCCGCCCTGGCCACCACCGGCCGCGATATCCGTTTCGATTTGGGCCGAATCGAGGGTTACCGCAATTTTTGCAACAAACTTTGGAACGCCGCCCGCTATGTGTTCATGAACACCGACGGCCGGGAATTGATCGTCACGGACGACGTAGTGCTGGAATACACGCCGGTGGACCGTTGGATCCGCTCCCGCCTGCAACGGGTCATCCAAACCGCCGCCGACGCACTCGAGGGGTATCGATTCGATCTGGCCGCCGCCGCCATCTATGAATTCTTGTGGGACGAATACTGCGATTGGTATCTGGAGCTATCCAAAGTGTCCCTCCAAACCGGCACCGAAGCCCAGCAGTGCGCCACTCGCCGCACCCTGATCGAAGTTCTGGAGGCATTCCTGCGCCTGGCCCATCCGATCACCCCCTTCATCACCGAGGAGATCTGGCAGACAGCGGCGCCCATCGCCGACGTCGATGGGGATACGATCATGCAACAACCTTTCCCCGAACCGGACGCGGAGGCGCTGGATGACGCCGCGGAAAGCGAAATCGCTTGGCTCCAAGCATTCATCCTGGGGCTGCGGCGAATCCGCGGCGAGATGAACATTCCGCCGGGCAAATCCCTGCCGGTCTTGCTGCAACAAGGCATGGACCTCGACCGACAGCGTGTGGAGGCTTACCGCGCCTATTTGGAGCGCTTCGGGCGAATCGAATCGATCGACTGGCTGGGCGCCGACCAAACCCCGCCGGAATCGGCCATCGCCCTGGTGGGAGAACTTAAAATCTTGATTCCCATGGCGGGGCTAATCGACAAGGAGGCCGAACTCCAGCGCCTGACCAAGGAGATCGATAAACTCAACAAGGAACTTCCCCGGGTGGAGGGCAAACTGAACAATCCCAAATTTCTCGAGCGCGCTCCGGATGAGGTGGTCGCCAAGGAACGTCAAAAGCTGGAGGAAATGCAGGCTTCTCTATCCCGACTGGAGGAACAGCGGACCCGGATTCAGGCGCTTTAACCCTCCTTTCTCGTCTTCTAAACTCGTGAAAGCCCGCTCAAAGCGGGCTTTCACACTAAAGATTCCAAGTTTTCCAAAAGCTTCCAGTATTTCTGATCCTATACCCCCAAACGATCAGAAATATTGATCATCAGCCAATGTTCTGATTTAACAATCAAAACCATTTCTTTTCCCATTTTGTAAGAAATTTCGCATTGATCTTTTAACCCAAAGCGAGTAATCCTGCTATTGCGCATCGTGGTCGGACGATACGCCCAATAACAACTTTAAGTGGCGTCCGATGAGCAATAGCCTCCTGAACCGACGTCAATTTCTCTTCAAGGCCGGCCTTGCCTGCACCGCCTTCCTTCATGCCTGCGGCTTGAAGCCATCGAAACCGACCGCTCCGGATTTTTCCTGTCGTCCGGGAAGAACTGCCGCAGCCTCTCATGAGTACGATTACATCGTGGTGGGCTCCGGGGCAGGTGGCGGACCTCTGGCAGCCAACCTCGCCCGTCTCGGTCATCGGGTATTGCTCTTGGAAGCCGGTGGCGACGTGGACAATCCCCACTACCAAGTCCCCCTCTTCCACCCTCAGGCCACCGAGGATTCGGACATGCGTTGGGATTTTTTCGTCCGCCACTATGGAAACGAAACCCTCTCGCGGCGAGATCCCAAGTTCTACCAGGAACACGACGGCGTATTCTATCCCCGCAGCGGCACTCTGGGCGGATGTACCGCCCATAATGCATTGATCTTCATCGCCCCTCACGCCAGCGACTGGGATCGGATCGCCGAACTGACCGGCGACCCGTCCTGGCACAGTAGCGCCATGCGTCCATACTTCCGGCGTTTGGAACGCTGCGCTTATGTCACCCCCATATCCGGAAACCCCTCCGGACACGGCTTTCGCGGCTGGCTGCCGGTCGACCTGCCCGGCCGCGAGGTCATCCACCAAATTCTTTTCAGCGCGATCAAAGATAAGCAGTTGCGCGACGGAATCTTCAAGCCCGCCCTGCAGGCCATTCGACCCGACCTGGATTCCCCGCTGGATTATCTCAAAGCCTTGCTTGCGGACCTGAAGAATCCAGAAACCGTCGATCCCAACGATCAACGCTACCGCCACACCCGTCCCACGGAACTGAATCTGATGCCGCTGACCACCGTCGACGGCCGCCGTGCGGGGCCTCGGGAATACGTCCTGGCAGTGGCGCGGGCTTGTCCCGGGCATTTGACCATCCAGACCCACAGCCTGGTCAGCCGGGTATTGTTCGATCGCAACCAGCGCGCCACCGGCGTCGAGGTGTGGCGGGGAAAAAAACTCTATCGCGCCGACCGGAGTGCCGATTTTCGACGCGAACCGGATGAGATCGTTCAAATTGCTGCCCGCCGGGAGGTGATTCTCGCCGGAGGCGCCTTCAACACCCCTCAACTGCTCATGCTTTCGGGTGTCGGACCCGAAGCGGAACTGTCCCGCCATGGAATCCCGCTGCGGGCGGATTTGCCGGGGGTGGGACGCAACCTGCAGGATCGCTACGAAATATCGGTAGTGACGGAAATGCGGGAAAACTTCGCCCTTCTCAAGGAAGCGGCCTTCACTCCGAACGACCTCCTCTATCGCAAATGGCAGAAGGGCGAAGGATTGTATACCACCAATGGCGCGCTGATCAGCTTTGCGCGGCGCTCGCAGCCGGAGTTGGCCGATCCGGATCTGTTCGTATTCGGCATGCCGGGAATGTTCCGGGGATATTACCTCGGCTATTCCCGCGACGCCACCGCGCGCAAGGATTTGTTCAGTTGGGTCATTCTGAAGGCCCACACCCGTAACGACGCAGGCGGCGTCCGCCTCCGATCTCCGGACCCTCGCGATCCTCCCCAGGTCAATTTTCGCTTTTTCGAGGAAGGCAGCGATGCCGGCGGCGAAGATCTGGCCGCGGTCATCGAAGGCTTGCGTTTCGTGCGCACCATTACCGACGCAGGCCGAAAGCATATCCGGCGCGAACTAATGCCGGGGGAAACGGTACGAACACGCCCACAAATCGAAGCGTTTCTCAAAGCCAATGCCTGGGGCCATCATGCATCGTGCAGCTGCCGAATGGGTCCGGTGGACGATCCGCTGGCGGTCGTGGACAGCCGCTTCCGGGTACGTGGGGTGAAAGCGCTGCGCATCGTGGATGCCTCGGTCTTCCCGCGCATTCCCGGATTTTTCATCGTCAGCGCCGTTTACATGATCGCGGAAAAGGCGACCGACACGATTCACGCCGACGCCCTGGCGGCACGCGGGCCGCCCCCTCAACTTTCCATCAGTGGAGAAACATCATGAACAAACTGCGCCGTTGGCTTCTTACGCTCTTCCTCCTGCTTTTTCTCGGCGGCTGCGCCACAGTGGTGGACGAAGCCGAACAAGTCGACCGCGACGAGCAGTCTTTCCCGGGCGCCGACGAGGATTATTTCCATGACATGGACTACGGCATCACCAAGGATCCGCAAGCGGTCGCCGCCGCCCTGGCACCCTACCTTCCCGGAATCGCTCCGGCCGATGCGGTCGCGGCGGTGGTTCGCGGACGCAACAACTGGATCGTCTGGACCGGCGGCAACGACCGCCTGTGGGACGAGCTGAACCGCGCCAGCGTGGGCAACTTCGATCTGCTCAAGGTGGTCTCCAACCACCCCAGTCTCAAATTCAGCCGCGACAACCGTTGGTCTTATCTGGGTCTGGTGAACGAGCCTTGCTTCCATAAGGGTCCGGAGCCTCGCCAGGACCGGTTCGGGCTGTGGCTGGACGTGCGCGACTCGGACTGCCCGCCCGACCCCTTCGAAAACGCCCAAAAATATCCCGGCGTGGCAATCGGCGCCCGCGGTAAAACCGTCCCGGTGGGTTCCTATTACGGCTATGCCACCGGCATCGTCGGCCTGCGCCTGTTTCCCAATCCGAATTTCGACGAACAAGCGGCCGAGGAATGGGACCCGGAGCGCTACTACACCGACCCCAGTTACTACAACCGCAAAGATCTGGTCCGCCCCTATCGGGTCGGAATGTCGTGCGGATTCTGCCACGTGGGACCGAGCCCGGTGAATCCCCCCCGGGACTTCGAAAATCCCAAGTGGGAAAACCTCACCTCCAACCCCGGCGCCCAGTATTTCTGGTGGGATCGGATCGCTATCTGGCAGGCGGACCCTTCGGAGTTCACCTACCAGCTGTTCTACACTTCCCGTCCCGGCGCCTTGGATACGTCGTTCGTCTC from Methylohalobius crimeensis 10Ki harbors:
- a CDS encoding DNA-3-methyladenine glycosylase family protein; translated protein: MTSPIYWPLAQRHLSRQDPVMADLIQRYPEPLVQGGDSFHTLVRAIVGQQISIRAADTVWQRLETAVEEVAPQNILACPLESLRRAGLSRAKADYLQQVAGYYQEHRIDDAYWEGRKFDEVRRELLGIKGIGRWTVEMFAIFHLHEPDIFSPADIGLQKAVAGLYFDGAPMDKQTLDAFSHRWRPYRTVAAWYLWRHLDPVPVCY
- a CDS encoding DMT family transporter, which encodes MLAWFMLLLAILLEVSGTLAMKLSDGFSRPWFAVSTVIFYLASFAVLAWVLKRLEIGIAYAVWAGLGTVLVALLGVVIFQESISWIKMVSMSLVVIGVIGLYLGA
- a CDS encoding GMC family oxidoreductase — protein: MSNSLLNRRQFLFKAGLACTAFLHACGLKPSKPTAPDFSCRPGRTAAASHEYDYIVVGSGAGGGPLAANLARLGHRVLLLEAGGDVDNPHYQVPLFHPQATEDSDMRWDFFVRHYGNETLSRRDPKFYQEHDGVFYPRSGTLGGCTAHNALIFIAPHASDWDRIAELTGDPSWHSSAMRPYFRRLERCAYVTPISGNPSGHGFRGWLPVDLPGREVIHQILFSAIKDKQLRDGIFKPALQAIRPDLDSPLDYLKALLADLKNPETVDPNDQRYRHTRPTELNLMPLTTVDGRRAGPREYVLAVARACPGHLTIQTHSLVSRVLFDRNQRATGVEVWRGKKLYRADRSADFRREPDEIVQIAARREVILAGGAFNTPQLLMLSGVGPEAELSRHGIPLRADLPGVGRNLQDRYEISVVTEMRENFALLKEAAFTPNDLLYRKWQKGEGLYTTNGALISFARRSQPELADPDLFVFGMPGMFRGYYLGYSRDATARKDLFSWVILKAHTRNDAGGVRLRSPDPRDPPQVNFRFFEEGSDAGGEDLAAVIEGLRFVRTITDAGRKHIRRELMPGETVRTRPQIEAFLKANAWGHHASCSCRMGPVDDPLAVVDSRFRVRGVKALRIVDASVFPRIPGFFIVSAVYMIAEKATDTIHADALAARGPPPQLSISGETS
- a CDS encoding valine--tRNA ligase is translated as MEKTYDPHKIEQHWYKTWEEKGYFAPSGKGQPYCIMIPPPNVTGSLHMGHAFQDTIMDGLIRYHRMRGDNTLWQPGTDHAGIATQMVVERLLEKEDKTRHDLGRQRFIERIWEWKAHSGGTITRQLRRIGASVDWSRERFTMDEGLSRAVREVFVRLYEEGLIYRGKRLVNWDPVLHTAVSDLEVVAEEEKGHLWHMRYPLADGSGHLVVATTRPETMLGDVAVAVHPDDERYRDLIGKTVRLPLADREIPIITDEYVDPEFGTGCVKITPAHDFNDYDVGKRHQLIQVNIMTPDGKISEKADIFVTSPLGPEGEYIQGKKIPSPQVSSDCIPKAYRGLNRFEARQRIVEDLKQQGLLEKIEDHVLKVPRGDRSGAVVEPYLTDQWFVKTKPLAKPAMRAVEEGKIRFIPGNWAKTYFQWLENIEDWCISRQIWWGHRIPAWYDEEGSLYVGHSEAEVRAKYDLGDRSLRQDEDVLDTWFSSALWPFSTLGWPDETPELASFYPTSVLVTGFDIIFFWVARMVMMGLKFMGDVPFRDVYIHGLIRDAHGQKMSKSKGNVLDPIDLIDGITLEDLVEKRTAGLMQPQMAKKIEQQTRQEFPEGIPSYGTDALRFTFAALATTGRDIRFDLGRIEGYRNFCNKLWNAARYVFMNTDGRELIVTDDVVLEYTPVDRWIRSRLQRVIQTAADALEGYRFDLAAAAIYEFLWDEYCDWYLELSKVSLQTGTEAQQCATRRTLIEVLEAFLRLAHPITPFITEEIWQTAAPIADVDGDTIMQQPFPEPDAEALDDAAESEIAWLQAFILGLRRIRGEMNIPPGKSLPVLLQQGMDLDRQRVEAYRAYLERFGRIESIDWLGADQTPPESAIALVGELKILIPMAGLIDKEAELQRLTKEIDKLNKELPRVEGKLNNPKFLERAPDEVVAKERQKLEEMQASLSRLEEQRTRIQAL